From the Verrucomicrobiia bacterium genome, one window contains:
- a CDS encoding VWA domain-containing protein — MKRTLVFLGLVLALASSPAAGETLRIKLEPDRDVILKGSKSEVVVKIDLAAAERTKRGKRTPLNLAVVLDRSGSMTGAKLEKAKQAATQLVDRLDSEDVFSLIAYSDNARVLIPARRVDDKSELRREIAKIEAGGSTALYAGVKSGAAELREYLSGRRINRVMLLSDGLANIGPSSTRDLRQLGRELSTEGIAVTTIGLGDDYNEDLMAGLAEASDANYYYVKD; from the coding sequence ATGAAACGAACTCTCGTCTTTCTTGGTCTGGTCCTCGCGCTGGCAAGCAGCCCCGCGGCCGGAGAAACCCTGCGCATCAAGCTGGAACCGGATCGCGATGTGATCCTGAAAGGCTCAAAATCGGAGGTCGTGGTGAAGATCGATCTCGCGGCGGCCGAGCGCACCAAGCGCGGAAAACGCACGCCCTTGAACCTCGCGGTGGTGCTGGACCGATCCGGATCCATGACGGGCGCCAAGCTGGAAAAGGCAAAACAGGCCGCAACGCAATTGGTTGATCGTCTCGACTCGGAAGACGTGTTCTCCCTGATTGCCTACAGCGACAACGCCCGCGTCTTGATTCCCGCCCGCCGCGTTGACGACAAATCCGAGCTTCGGCGCGAAATCGCAAAAATCGAAGCGGGAGGAAGCACCGCGTTGTATGCGGGAGTGAAATCCGGCGCGGCTGAGTTGCGCGAGTATCTTTCGGGGCGCCGCATCAATCGAGTGATGCTGCTCTCGGATGGGCTCGCCAACATCGGCCCAAGTTCAACGCGCGACCTGCGCCAGCTTGGGCGAGAATTGAGCACAGAAGGCATCGCGGTCACGACGATTGGCCTGGGCGACGATTACAACGAAGACCTCATGGCGGGGCTCGCCGAGGCAAGCGATGCCAATTATTACTACGTGAAGGACA